In the Trichoderma atroviride chromosome 4, complete sequence genome, CGCCGGCGCCCACAGCGCTCCGCAGGGACCAAACCCCGGATAACTACATAAACCGCGGCCACTAGCAGGCAGCGGTAGCAACACAGCCATTCGATTCGTCGCAGCAACCTCCAGCGCTCATTTCGCTGCTGCCTCTCCTCGTCTCCTCTCCGCCACCCAGTGACCACGTCGCCAGAGCAGAGGCGAATGGATGAGCAAGTCTCGTCCAACCCGGCGTTTCCACTGCGGCGTTGAAGGAGCTGCGAACAGGCACCGCTTACCAGGTACGAGGCCATCGCCCTGATcccgctccagctccggccaCGTCGgcgtccttggccttgcttcTGACTCCGAGAATCCAGCTCTTGCACCTCCCCAGCTTCTCGAACTACGATCCCAATCGCTGCTGTAGTCGGCCGAGCTGACAGCAACAGAGACAACTGATACACAGTAAACAGCACCTTGCGGCGTGGATCCGAGACCGACCCCGCAGGACAGCTCCCCGTGGCTTGATCAAGCTCCCGCCAGACCAGCGCAGCGCAAGATAGAGATAACACAAGATggaagctgcttctgctcgcGCCGCGACTCGCGATCGCTGGGGCGACGCTGGGCGCTCCTCTTCTCAGCTCCTGCGCTTCATCCAGGGAGCCTGCAGCCCCGAAAACTACGAGCCCAATCTGGCGCTCAACCTCGAGGTTTCGGAcctcatcaacagcaaaaagGGCACCGCCCCTCGCGAGGCTGCCACGGCCATTGTCGGCTTCGTCAACCACCGCAACCCCAATGTTGCCCTGCTCGCCCTCAGCCTGCTCGATATCTGCGTCAAAAACTGCGGCTACCCCTTCCACCTGCAGATCAGCACAAAGGAGTTCCTCAACGAGCTGGTGCGGAGATTCCCGGAGCGCCCTCCAATTCGGCCGACCCGCGTCCAGAGCAAGATCCTTGAGCTGATTGAGGAATGGCGCATGACGATTTGCGAGACGAGCCGGTACAGAGATGACCTGGGCTTCATCCGGGACATGCACCGGCTGCTCAGCTACAAGGGTTACATGTTCCCCGAAGTGCGGAGGGAAGATGCCGCCGTGTTGAATCCCAGTGACGTGAGTTGCTtcgcccttggcctcgctATTAGAGCAGAAGCGCATCTTTTGCCATCTATTGCGCATCCATATGAGATCTGGCGGCTAGATCTAGACACTGTAGGATGCAATGCTAACTGATCATACCACGTAGAACCTGAAATCggccgaggagatggaggaagaagagcgggAGGCGCAATCAGCCAAGCTACAAGAGCTTATCCGCCGAGGCACTCCCGAGGATCTCCAGGAAGCCAACCGTTTGATGAAGGTCATGGCCGGTTACGACACCAGGTCCAAGACAGACTATCGCGCCAAAGCTGCCGAGGATGTAGGCAAGATCCAAGCCAAGGCCAGACTACTAGAGGAACGCCTTGAAGCGTTCAGGGCAGGGGACAAAATGGAAGACGGCGACGTCTTCAGTGaactcgccgccgccttgcAGAGTGCCCAACCCAAGATCCAGAAGATGTGCGAAGAGGAGTCGGACGATCACGAGGCCGTGGCTAGGCTGTTGGAGATCAACGACAGCATACACCGCACAGTCGAGCGGTACAAGCTTATGAAGAAGGGCGACATGGACGGCGctgccaagattgccgccGGCGCGCCCCCGCCATCGCACTCGGGAGCTCCAGCATCGGCGGCAAACGAGCTGTCGCTAATAGATTTTGACGGCGATGCCGCGCagagcaacggcagcaacgGTGCAGGCTCATCGCAAGCAGGCGGATTGGAGAATGacctccttggcctggacaTTGGCGGCCAATCGAACACGTTTGGGCAGGGCGGCAGCATTGCTCTAGGATTTGGTACAAACCAAAGtaagccaagcagccaagttCCAGCGAACCTTTGAACGCTTATACTAACACATTATTCCTTAATCAGATATCCCTGGACCGGCACTCCTCTCATCTTTAACTCAAGGCAGCACCGCCAGAGGAGCTGGGCAGAATGACACACCCCCTTCATTCTCCCAGTTCGCCTCCTTTACATCTCCTCCCGCCTCTCAGTCCGCTACGCCTCAGCCCAACTACCAACAGCAGACGTCACCACCGCAAGCTGCCTCCAATGCCTTTGCCTCGTTCACCACCAGCCCTCCCGCGCCGAAGCCCGCGGCCGTCTCcaacgacgatgacgagtgGAACTTTTCATCTGCCCTGCCGGCGGAACAGGCCCCAGCCAAGCCCACAGAGCACAAGGGAACTGCTGGCAATTCCAGTCTTCGAACCGACTTTCTGGCAAAGCGAAGCACAGCAGTCAGCAACGCAATCAACATTGtatttgccttttccaaCAACACCGCGCAGCCTATCAATGAGCTTCACTTTCAACTAGCCGTCACAAAGGTTTGTTcaacattttctttttaccgCATCTTTTCGCTTCATCTCAAGCTCAAACTAACCATTGACCTCGTCTAGGGCTACGAACTCCAACTCAAACCCCAAACAGGCCGTGCCCTCTCCCCCAAGCAGAGCCGCGGCGTCACCCAAGAAGTCGACGTCTGGCACGCCGGCAACAAGAACCAGCGGGTCGAATCCGTCAAGCTGCGCTGGCGGGCATCGTACAAGGTCGGCGAGGAGGTGAAGAATGAGATGGGCGAGATTGCAGAATTTAGCCTTGCTTAAAAGAAGATAATCttaccattttttttttctttttttcttttcgcttctttCTTCCAAAGAataggggaaaaaagaagattatattacattctttttttttatttacatGTGAATTTGCTTGTTTCAAACAATACAAAAAGGAGGGGAGATGGAGAATTGTTTATTGTTgtctgcctgcctgcctgtaTGTATGTAATTTAGTATGTATTTAGGTCTACAGGACGAGGACTTGGAGAATGCTTCGTTCTATTTGTTACTAGAAGGAGAGGCTCGTTGGGCGGTGGCATAGCGCTTAAAGAATTTCTTGGAACATTTACTTCCATTTTTTTCAATACAAAGAAAGTCTCTTCAAAGTGTGTAGTTTAAAAAAGAGGCCGGAAAAATTGTAATGAAATTATAGTCGAAACACTCAAAAACcaacaatgaaaagaagcaaagaaggataacaaagaaaaaaaaaaaaaaaaaaaaagcccgtccaagaagaagaagaggaagaaattgCATAGttaagagagaaagaggaaaagaaaattgaaattgaagaaataaaagaaaaaataataaaagacaGCCATCTATTTTCACGCCCATTATGCACAGTGAACCCCCATGAGAGAACGGCATTTCCATCAATCCCTATCAGGTCTGAACCCAGTTGAATACTCTTTCTTTCCCAACTCCCACCCCTTTCCGCTCGcagttttctctctcattgCCCTTTCATTTGTTTCCACCAAAATCCGTATAAACGCCGCTGCCGTCAGTCCAGTATCCCTCTCTGCCCTTGATACAATTTCCCAAACAGAAACCAAGAACCAATGAAACGGAAAAACAAACAGAATTAGGAAAATCGAACACACAAGATTGcggaaagaaagaagaaaagacaaataGAAGTCAGACAAAGCTCGCCTTGAGACACATCGGTATCAAAGTATATGGAATCACACGATGTTCTGTGAACCATTGCTGAatgaagggaagaaaaaaaaaaaagagtcctCTTGCCCACAAGAATGTGACAAATAGAATCAGGTGCTATGTGGCCCCTTTCCCATATCCTTGTAGGATAGTCAAGGGGCATGCGCCCCAATCGCAGACGTAAACGCCATCCAGTGATgataagaaaagaacagGCGTCAGCCAGCTATAGCCGCAGATCGAAAAGGAGATGAGATCGTTCGTCGGTCGCTAACATTAAATATTGCACACAGAGCTGCCTGATattaaaaggaaaaacgaaacgaggaaaaaaaaagctgctgAATAGCTCCTGAGTCGTCAAAACATTATGTAGTCGTAAGGGGGGTCGCCATATTCTGCTATCGTCCACTCTCCCTTCTAGGAACCGAGCTCGCGGACAGAAAGCGATGGTGTCGTCGGCTGGAGAGGGTATCCATTGGCGGATGCCTTGGCCATGCTCTCCCTTTCTGCCTTTTCTCGCTCTCGTTGTGCCTTTTCGGATTTCGTGATGCGAGGTTTTCGTGTAGCGGCGCCGCCTCGGGAGCCTGGACCGCCACCGCGTCCGGTTGTTGCTCCTCCTCGTGTtgctcctcctcggcctcctcctcggctgCCTCTTCCGCCTCGTCCACGCCTGGGGCGTTCTTCGTGGCTGTAGTGTGTAAGTAAGCGTAGTCTTGGAAGCGACAGaataaagaaggaaaaaaagaataatacGTACCCAGTGGTAGGCTTCTCGACCTCAGGAACCAAAGGTCCAGAATAAACAAAGAAACCATCTCgactggcggcggcttgAGCCTCCCAGAGCAGTTCAGAGTCGTCAACAAAGTCATCGTCGACATCGTACTGGTCTTCTTTGAaatttcgcttcttcttaGGTTTGGCTTGGGCGTCGGCGCCGCTCACTCCGCCATTGTCGGGATTGCTTCCCTCGCCGTCGGAGAGGTCGACCGACATCTCGTCGCCAGACTCGCGACCAGATTCGACCTTTTCCAATGAGGCAGCGGCCGCAGCAATGCGAGCTTTGCGGTCTCTATTGGCGGCGAGACGAGGATGCAAGGCGTCCCAACCGTATTGGTCCTCAGCCATGCGCATGAAATTGACATATTTGTTCGTTTCGCCAGATGTGATGGGGATGCTGAGAACAATGGTGGGCGTGTCTTTTTCCTCGCCCGGGCGGGCTCTGCCAAAGTCGAGGATTGATCTCTCGTCCATTTCCATAATGGTTTCGTCTAGCATGTCTGTCTTTGGTGTTGAGACGCCGGTGATGGGTTTTTGTTTTGGTGACACCTTCTTGATGGGCCCGTTTGCGATGGTGGTGAAATTAGATTGGTTAACAACTGGCCGCGGGGTTGCTGCAGGAGCCGGCGGCGCAGGCGTAGGAGCGTCGCGTTTTATTTCGTGGATGGCAGGCTTCAAGGCAGGGGTTTGGTTGGCGGGGGTGGAAGTCGATGTCTTGGGAACGTAGGACGGAGAAGGCGGTAACGGTGTGGCGTCGGGCGCCTGCAATCGCGGTTGAGACATGGCAGGCGGGTAGGCCAGGTGAGATTGGCTGGGCGACGGCTTGGAGGCGGGCTGAGGCTCGATCATGCTGGCAATGGACGGTGAGCGGTGCGCCGGCGCGGCCAGGATTGCGCGCGGCGAGCCAGCAGCTGAGGAGTAGTGCGAGGTCATGGTCTCGCGGACGGGATCATAATTGCCCCGGATGGGATCGTAGCTCTGGCCGCTGGTGCGCACGGGAATCGGGCTGGTGATGCTGTTTGACGGCGACCGGGTCGCGGGCGGCGGGTCGGCGTTGAGGATGCTCTGCATGGAGCTTGGATAGCCCTCGCGCTTCTGCATCTTGGGCGAGTATCGCCGGTCcgggagctgctggagctgatgcTGCGGCGTCGAAGTCAGCGAGTCGCCCAGCTGAGCGCGCAGCGACGGGGATGAGGACGGCGGTCCCGTGCCTGCAGGGGCCAGCGGCCTGGGACTGGGGGCGTCGCTATCGATATCAGACGCCGGCGCCAGCTTTCTCTTGCGCTGGACAGGCAGCGTCGTCTCAGCCTCGCGCGACTTGCGTGGCCGGCGGACCTTGGGCTGGTCTGCGGTGTCTGCTGGGGCCTTTGGCTTGACGACGGAGCCGGGCTTGCGTCCCGGTTTCTTGCGCGGGACTCCGGCAGCCGTTAGTTGCACCCATTCACCGTCGATGAGCGAGTATCGTTTTGGCGTTTGTGTCCGCGAGCCGGGTGCAGGGCTTGCAGTGcctggcggcggtggctgcggcggcgcatACGGTTGCGCATACTGCTGCGAGTTCTGGTCGCCGCTGACGACGATTTGGTCCATTTCGGGTCCTGAGCGCTTTGCAGAGGTGTTGGGACGGCGGCCAGCCGCGTGAGAGGGCGACCCGGGTTCTGAGAGAGAGCCTGAAGGGGGAGACGAGAGTTCGCCGGCGGAAGAATCGAATCGCGTGGATgcgtctccagcagcagccatattAGGGCCGACGCGGAGTCGGAAGCGAGAGACAGAGATGGCCGTCTAGTATTGTCGGATTCTAACCTGGGGGCAATGCAGCGGATGATCAAACAAGGATGCAGATATGCGGCGAGAAGagacgctggagatggacagcTTTCGTGAAGACTCAGTGGGATTCCTCGGCGTCGATGAGATGGCTAGTGGCTTTCGACGGCGGTATTTTCTTCctcgggaaaaaaaaaaaattgtagaATTAAGGATTAAAACATATGAATGCTTAAGAAGGAATAAAGAGACAGAAGGAAAATTGAACAGGTCAAGCACCACACACAAACGGCCCGTCGGTCTGaacaaagagagacaagcgaacaaaaagaaaaaagaacaagaaaaagaagcttgaatCGCAGCCTTGCAAATGGCGCGTCAACGAGGCTGCGGCCCTTCACAAGCAAGCAGGCAGGCGATGGTGTGCAGAAAGTGTGACGTTACGTGAGTGGCCGGAAGCCGGACTGGGGGGAAACTGGAAACGTGAGGAGTGGAGCCGGGCTGGATTTGCGAATAGCCTCACAATCGGCCTCTTGGGCGAGcagcgctggcggcgggCGCTGGCGGAATGTGCGCGGCGGCCGGGCAGATGCACTGAGGCGGCggggctgcggcggctgcaaCAGCTGGAGGCGCCTGCAACGATGGACGGCAGCTGcgtctggcgatggcgacggcgcTGCGGACGTGCGAGATTGATGGCTGAGCAGCGGCGATTTTGCGCTCAAAAGCGGTGTTGGGAGAGGGAAAATGGTAGGGAAAAGGGGAGAGTTCCGAAGGGGGCTGGCGAAAAGAGGCGGGAGGGGGGAAATGATGGGGGATTTTTGGCTCGATTTGGGGATGGCGACAATATAGCAGTTGTGCTTTTCTCCCAGAAGACCAGAAAAACGGGGCACGGCCAGCGCGTGGTTTGGGAAAACCTCAGCAGCTCGGTTGACTTCGGTCACTGGCGATTACACGGGATAATGCAATGGAAATGCTAATCAGGACAGCATGGGATGGGAGGGATGGATGCCTTACACGTACAGCTTCTAATTCGACTGGGCGTGGGGCCGGGGGGTGTAGCGGTATGAAATTGATAATCTGGAATACtgatacaagtacatgctGCTATTAGcaggtgctagcagcaggAAACCAACTCAGCGTAGCACGACTAGTAATAATtgctcgtctctttttgccCTATGCTGGCCAGTTGGCGCACAGTATGGAGCACGGAGCGTCCAGCAAGCGGAATTGATAGACGTGGTACCACGGCACAAGTACCATGAGCCAAAGCCGGCAATACTGGGACAAAAGAGAGATGCGAGCCGAAGTTGGCGCGGGTCTGCAATTAACTCTTATTTGACAGGCTAGGCCAGGGtctctaaaaaaaaagggaacgAATATGCAGCAGCGCCAGGACCGGGGCTGGGCCGGCCAGGGTTTAGCGTCGGATCACGGGACTAAGGCATCTGCACTAGGCTGTAGACAGAAGATGCTGCGTTTTGGGACGCCAATCGAGCTTCTTTTTCCGATGGCGCAGGCGAGGCACGGGGCAGCAGTCGTGGTGAGCAATCGCCAATGACTGCCGGGCTGGCAATGCCTGCAGCGCTGCCATGAGTATCTGCCAAGCTCGCATCTGGTGATATTCACGGCAAAACCCCGACAAGCACCCGCGATCGACCGGTGATACACGATTGGCCGCTGCCGGAGAATTCAGGATGCAAGGTTGAGAAACAGGCACAGTAGCGTGGTCTGATCCATGTACTCGTCGTGCCTTGCGGCACCCCAGAGTCCCCTAACAAAGTCGCTGTGGGGGCGCTATTGAGATGCGCAGAGTAGGGGGGGGCCATCGGCCGGTGGGCCAATCAGCGTGCGAATTAGACGCGGCACAGAGGCTTCTGTTGACCCGAGAAGCGCGCTGCAGCAATATCGGGCGAGGCTCTGATTGGCTGTCTTGTCCATATTGGAGCACCACGAGCGCCCCACTCGCAAGCTCGCCGCCggtgtctttttttaatcttcATGCCATGGCTGGTGGCAGCCAGATAGGCGCGGCCCGCTACGACGGTGGCCATCAGCTGCGCCGTGTCTGATTCGGTGGGCGCCCATTTGGGTAAGATGAAGGAAGGACTGGAGAatgggggaagaagaggaataaGAAACGAGAATGAGAAAACAAGAATGAAGAAATATGAACAGCTGGACGTCGTTGCGGATAGCAGAGTGAGACATTTTGCCGCACCTCTTGACGCAGGTCTTATTATCGCCCAGCAGCTGCCCATTCTTTTTTGTGTCCAACACTCCCCCCTAAAACTAGAGACATTCAGTCTCGCTTCGCTAAAGTCGCCGCGACCAGCTCCCTTTGCCGATCCAAGGAGATGGCATCCAAGGATAAGGCGTGCCCAACGATGCagaataattttttttttttttttttttttcctttttttttctgaagaaacaagggagagaaaaaagctGCTTGTCAGCTCAGTTTGCTGTTGGTAGCTGGCAAATTACACGGCGTTGGGTGCCAATGTCGGCGCTTTTCCCAGCTACTGCGCTGTTTTCGGCACAGGACGCACGCGTCACCAAATCAATAGGTGCGCGGAGGAATAGGTCCTTGTGGTCCTTGTGCTGCTATCGGCCCTCATGTGGCGtggcgtgctgctgctagtagtCGCTAGCCATTGCCGATCAGGCGATGCTTGCTGCGCTCGCTGCCCTTTTCTCGTCAAATCTCGCCATGAGGCCAGCTGGCACAGACGACAAAAATGCGCGCGTATAGATAGGTAATCGCCAAGGTATTTGCTATTTCCTTGGGTGCAAGCAAGTGCCAGTCTAAGACAGTATAGATACCGCCAGGGCCGTGGCATTTCGTAATACGTGTTCAGTCTCCAGACACGCCATGCCACGACGCTGTCTCAGCTGTCTGCAATTCGGCTCTGCGTCTGCGCCGTTTTGCCAATTAAGCCCCTGTCATGCGCTACAACTTGCTGGGAACCCGCGTGGCACTAATGCAGGTGTGGCGGTGCGCCTGGATGGCTGGGCCTCGGAAACTCTAGATTTGATCTAGAAATGCTAACCGGCGCCCAATCGTGGGGGGTCCTTGTTTCAACGGCAGGCTGATGCCAAGTGCGTTTTTATCAATTGCCTAGCAGCATGCTGACAGACGGTGAGTCGCTTCATCGCCTGTTTCAAGTTCAATGGCTGTCCAGCGGGACGCGTAGAATGACAGGCAGGCAATGAATTACCACTTGATGGTGCGCTGCAGGACAGATTAGCATCATCCCgacctttcttttttaaactttAGGCCTACATGGCCTGAAACAGTTATAGCTTGCGAGGGAGGAATTTCCGGCTCAGCCGCAACAACTCGcctgccattgccatttcAGTATGGCCTAGTTCATGGAGTTAATCTGTGGGAAAAGCATTGCGCGAGGACTTTCCATCGCATGCACCCGGACGCCGCGCCATGCATTGCTGCCCTGCAGACGAATAAACGAAATTGATGCCACCTAATTTTTACAGTACAGTTCCTAAGCtggatggctgcagcgccCTGTACTCCGTGCGATATTTGCTCTTCGGACACTTCCACAGTGGAGCACTCCTTATCGATATGGGTGGGCCTCTGCCGGCATCCTCCACCCCGCCAACATTTTCTCGACTGCTGCCCGTGACAAGGCATTTCCAATCAATAGAAACCAGCTATATCCAACAGCACCATGGATCCCACGCTGCTAATTGGCGACATCGTCGAGCGAGACCAAAAGGTGGCCAAGCCTGTCGAGTTCCCCTCGGGCCCCATCTCCTCGACTGGGTTCCCTCAGCACAAACGGCGATGGAAGCCTTCGGCGttcaagcagcagcgaaaTGGCGGTCCATCAAACGAGCCATCGACGTCACAGCCGAAGCAAtcacagcagcaagaccaGTCGCCAAGCTTCGACGAAGCTGAGAGAAGGCGCATAGATCAAGAGAACCAGCAAAAGATTAATGACATGACACCGCAAGAGATTTCACAGGCGCAAGACGACATTATGAAGGGTCTAAATCCGGCGCTTATACAACGTCTGCTTCAGAGAGCCACCATCGATGAGCCGGACGTCAATTCGCCGTTCAACATGCCAGAGCCCCAGAAACCAGAGGTCgctccatcatcttcgcctCCCCAAATCCGCGTCGACGACTTGCCAAAAGCTGCTACCGTTGAAGACGATACTACAGAGACGATCGAGCCAGAATCACAACCCAAATCCACACCTGctcctgcagctgctgtcCAGGCCAAGTCGACCAAGAAAATCGCTGATAACTACGATGAAGACCGTGCACCATCCCAAATCCCGCCCGACCTCTTCCCAATTACTGATCTCCCCAAATCAACACATTTCCCCGTCCCGCCGAGCCTCCCGGATCTAGACCCTTCCGATCCTAATTTCCTCGCCACTCTTCACGAGAAATACTTTCCCAATCTCACCGCCGACCCTAGCAAGCTGGCTTGGATGGCACCAATTCCTACTGAAGATAGCCCTGCCGACAAGGACTCATCGTACTATCCCCATCCCGAGATCAGCGTTTCGGCCCTGCGATTCGACTTCCGTGGACGCTTCCTCTCGCCGCGAGTCAGCCGGTCGATTCCCTCGTCTATCGGACTGCATCATCACGGAGAAGCCCCCGAAGCCGCCGGCTACACCATTGCGGAACTCGCTAGACTGGCGAGAAGTGCCGTACCGGCGCAGCGCTGCATAGCATTTCAAACTCTGGGCCGCATTCTGTATCGGCTGGGGCGTGGCGAATGGGGAACCACGCTGAACCACCCCATTGCCGTGGGAATTTGGACCGCCATCAAGGAGGGGCGAGTGCTGGAGAGTCTAACTGAGGCGAGCATGGGCGAAGGCGGCCACAGAGGCAGCCGGGCGTACGCCGTGGAGGCCCTGTGGTTATTCGAAAAGGGCGGATGGcgggagaagctgcaggtgAGGTAGTGCAGAGGCAGGAAATGAGGCGCTCTGAATGATACCAATGCGTGTTGAATTCTGCCAACACGCGAATTTTATGACCATGGCATTTGCATTTTGAAGCTTTCATATTGAATAGCGCCTGAACAATGCCTTCTGTGTAGGGAAAGCTATCTACTAAGTGCATGCAGAATACGTGATGGGAGATGAGCTTGCACTGCTAAGATTAGCCAGGGTGGGAATATTCTCCGTAAGCCAGGTACCTCAAGTGTCTTTTGCTAACATGTACCTACTATCTATGGagtaaatactttttttacaaaCGCTTTCTCATACTGTAGTATGTTGACATGTATGATTCTCAAATGCAGCTAAGGCATCTACACAAAAGGCCCATATGACGTGTACAAGCAATTTAATCTATTCCGTGTCTCTAGCCCACGAGACCAAGTGGGATGTACGTGAGCTGTCCGCAACCACTAGATTTTGGACCCGGGGATCCTACATGCACCTCGTTCCCTGATGCGGCAATCCAGCCGCTGGGGATACTGCCTTGggaaaatacaaaaaaaaaaaaaaaaaaaaaaaaaaaaaaccaataGCAAATGGTAGCTCAATctccatttttttttatttctcttgtTCAACTGCATGGGGCTGAATGCGTGTCATGGGGGTGTCAAATTAGAGACTTTGTGTGATGTGAAATGCCAGCAAACGCGCGCTGCACGTCTATCACTGCAGCTGGTGCCTTATCTGGGGTGAGATGCAGGCCCGatcaaggagatgaagaacgTGACGAATGGTAGGGGGCAGACGCAGTTATTATGAACAATCGTGCAGCAAATATCAATGCCTCTCGCGTGATGATATTTCTTAGCCTTTGTCAATGTGTGATCATTTACATGTGAGACCGACAATGTGTAATATCTGGGGGATATCCAGTGACTGGCTGCTCGCTCACAGTGCCAATGGCAGTTGATAACAGCCTCCATTCGACTTGATTGGCTGGGCAAGCC is a window encoding:
- a CDS encoding uncharacterized protein (BUSCO:EOG092D1DJB), yielding MEAASARAATRDRWGDAGRSSSQLLRFIQGACSPENYEPNLALNLEVSDLINSKKGTAPREAATAIVGFVNHRNPNVALLALSLLDICVKNCGYPFHLQISTKEFLNELVRRFPERPPIRPTRVQSKILELIEEWRMTICETSRYRDDLGFIRDMHRLLSYKGYMFPEVRREDAAVLNPSDNLKSAEEMEEEEREAQSAKLQELIRRGTPEDLQEANRLMKVMAGYDTRSKTDYRAKAAEDVGKIQAKARLLEERLEAFRAGDKMEDGDVFSELAAALQSAQPKIQKMCEEESDDHEAVARLLEINDSIHRTVERYKLMKKGDMDGAAKIAAGAPPPSHSGAPASAANELSLIDFDGDAAQSNGSNGAGSSQAGGLENDLLGLDIGGQSNTFGQGGSIALGFGTNQNIPGPALLSSLTQGSTARGAGQNDTPPSFSQFASFTSPPASQSATPQPNYQQQTSPPQAASNAFASFTTSPPAPKPAAVSNDDDEWNFSSALPAEQAPAKPTEHKGTAGNSSLRTDFLAKRSTAVSNAINIVFAFSNNTAQPINELHFQLAVTKGYELQLKPQTGRALSPKQSRGVTQEVDVWHAGNKNQRVESVKLRWRASYKVGEEVKNEMGEIAEFSLA
- a CDS encoding uncharacterized protein (EggNog:ENOG41), translated to MAAAGDASTRFDSSAGELSSPPSGSLSEPGSPSHAAGRRPNTSAKRSGPEMDQIVVSGDQNSQQYAQPYAPPQPPPPGTASPAPGSRTQTPKRYSLIDGEWVQLTAAGVPRKKPGRKPGSVVKPKAPADTADQPKVRRPRKSREAETTLPVQRKRKLAPASDIDSDAPSPRPLAPAGTGPPSSSPSLRAQLGDSLTSTPQHQLQQLPDRRYSPKMQKREGYPSSMQSILNADPPPATRSPSNSITSPIPVRTSGQSYDPIRGNYDPVRETMTSHYSSAAGSPRAILAAPAHRSPSIASMIEPQPASKPSPSQSHLAYPPAMSQPRLQAPDATPLPPSPSYVPKTSTSTPANQTPALKPAIHEIKRDAPTPAPPAPAATPRPVVNQSNFTTIANGPIKKVSPKQKPITGVSTPKTDMLDETIMEMDERSILDFGRARPGEEKDTPTIVLSIPITSGETNKYVNFMRMAEDQYGWDALHPRLAANRDRKARIAAAAASLEKVESGRESGDEMSVDLSDGEGSNPDNGGVSGADAQAKPKKKRNFKEDQYDVDDDFVDDSELLWEAQAAASRDGFFVYSGPLVPEVEKPTTGHEERPRRGRGGRGSRGGGRGGATRGGATTGRGGGPGSRGGAATRKPRITKSEKAQREREKAERESMAKASANGYPLQPTTPSLSVRELGS
- a CDS encoding uncharacterized protein (BUSCO:EOG092D33VX), with product MDPTLLIGDIVERDQKVAKPVEFPSGPISSTGFPQHKRRWKPSAFKQQRNGGPSNEPSTSQPKQSQQQDQSPSFDEAERRRIDQENQQKINDMTPQEISQAQDDIMKGLNPALIQRLLQRATIDEPDVNSPFNMPEPQKPEVAPSSSPPQIRVDDLPKAATVEDDTTETIEPESQPKSTPAPAAAVQAKSTKKIADNYDEDRAPSQIPPDLFPITDLPKSTHFPVPPSLPDLDPSDPNFLATLHEKYFPNLTADPSKLAWMAPIPTEDSPADKDSSYYPHPEISVSALRFDFRGRFLSPRVSRSIPSSIGLHHHGEAPEAAGYTIAELARLARSAVPAQRCIAFQTLGRILYRLGRGEWGTTLNHPIAVGIWTAIKEGRVLESLTEASMGEGGHRGSRAYAVEALWLFEKGGWREKLQVR